One segment of Cetobacterium sp. NK01 DNA contains the following:
- a CDS encoding acetyl-CoA C-acetyltransferase has protein sequence MEKIYIVAAKRTPIGSFLGSLNKVSPSHLAGEVIKNILEETKVDPNNLDEVIVGNVLSAGHAQGVGRQSAVRGGVPYSVPAYSLNIICGSGMKAVMSAYQIIKSGEASLILAGGTESMSQAPHLLNHNIRTGIKMGDSLAKDHMILDALTDAFHGVHMGITAENIAEKHNISREAQDQFSIESQQKAIAAIDSGRFKDEIVPIEVKDRKETIVVDTDEYPNRKTSLEKLSQLRPAFKKDGSVTAGNASGINDGAAILLIASESAVKKYNLTPLVEIVGVGQGGVDPLVMGLGPVPAIKNVLDKTGMKLEDMDILELNEAFAVQSLGVMKELCEMYSIDPTWFNDKTNVNGGAIALGHPVGASGARILTTLVHEMKKRKSEYGLASLCIGGGMGTAIIVKNVQ, from the coding sequence ATGGAAAAAATCTATATTGTAGCTGCAAAAAGAACTCCCATTGGATCTTTTTTAGGTTCTTTAAACAAAGTATCTCCAAGTCATTTAGCTGGAGAAGTTATAAAAAATATTCTTGAAGAAACTAAAGTTGATCCTAATAACTTGGATGAAGTAATTGTTGGAAATGTTTTATCTGCTGGTCATGCTCAAGGGGTTGGAAGACAATCAGCTGTTAGAGGAGGAGTTCCTTACTCAGTTCCAGCTTACTCTTTAAATATTATCTGTGGAAGTGGAATGAAGGCTGTTATGTCAGCATATCAAATTATAAAATCTGGTGAAGCTTCTCTTATTTTAGCAGGTGGAACTGAATCTATGTCACAAGCTCCACATCTACTTAACCATAACATTAGAACAGGAATTAAAATGGGAGACTCTTTAGCTAAAGATCATATGATTTTAGATGCTTTAACAGATGCTTTCCATGGAGTTCACATGGGAATAACTGCTGAAAATATCGCTGAAAAGCACAATATCTCTAGAGAAGCACAAGATCAGTTCTCTATAGAATCTCAACAAAAAGCAATTGCTGCAATTGATAGTGGACGTTTCAAAGATGAAATTGTTCCTATTGAAGTAAAAGATAGAAAAGAAACAATAGTTGTTGATACAGATGAATATCCAAATAGAAAAACATCTTTAGAAAAGCTTTCTCAACTTAGACCGGCATTTAAAAAAGATGGTTCTGTTACAGCTGGAAATGCTTCTGGTATAAATGATGGAGCTGCAATTTTACTTATAGCTTCTGAATCAGCTGTTAAAAAATATAACTTAACTCCTTTAGTTGAAATTGTTGGAGTTGGACAAGGAGGAGTTGATCCTTTAGTTATGGGACTTGGACCTGTTCCAGCTATAAAAAATGTTTTAGATAAAACTGGAATGAAATTAGAAGATATGGATATCTTAGAACTTAATGAAGCTTTTGCAGTTCAGTCTCTTGGAGTTATGAAAGAGCTTTGCGAAATGTACTCAATAGATCCTACTTGGTTTAATGATAAAACTAATGTAAATGGTGGAGCAATCGCTTTAGGACACCCTGTTGGTGCTAGTGGAGCTAGAATACTAACTACTCTTGTACATGAAATGAAAAAAAGAAAATCT